Genomic segment of uncultured Desulfobacter sp.:
AAAGTTCCTTTCCAAAATCAGCGTTCATGGTCATCTGGGGAGAAAGGTGGCCATTTTTTTCTTCTATTTTATTGGTTAAAAATTTTAAAGGGATATTATAAGAACCGGATGGATGGCCTATAAATATATACTCGGCAGGGGTTCTTGCATCAATGATAAAAGTATGTTCGGGATCATCTAAAACCATCTGATACGATTGGGATGGTGTAACATCAACCCCTTCATGATCTAATTTAGTTTTATAATAATAACACTCCGAGCAGCTATAGCCTTCATGCTGATGCTGGACAATTTGGTGGGTTGTATTTTGGGATGTTGCTGTACATCCTGTACAAAACAAAAATAACATAACCGAACAAAAAAACAGCTTTAAAAAATTTTTCATTGTTTGATTTCCCCCTATGCGCAGTAAATTAAAAAAAAGAAACTTGCCAATACGACAATCATTTATTGTTTGAACGAAGGCCCTCCTTTCGTTAAATTTCGACTAATTGCAAAATATAAATTGCAAAATACAAACCAAAACTATTTCCTTCAGATTCAAGAAAGTTTGAGCCCAAATAAGATTATAGGAAGTGGGCAAAATATCATCACAACCAGCTATAATCATAGAGTTTTAAAAAGGTATCCGCTTAGGAATAGAACAGCAAAAAAAATAGAAATTACGAAGGGAATAGCACGAAAAATTCGCGACATCGCATCTTCATGGTCGCATTTATGCCTGTATTGACAGACCAAAGCAAAGGCGCTGGGCAAACATGAGCCCTGCGCCTATCTCATGAA
This window contains:
- a CDS encoding rhodanese-like domain-containing protein; amino-acid sequence: MKNFLKLFFCSVMLFLFCTGCTATSQNTTHQIVQHQHEGYSCSECYYYKTKLDHEGVDVTPSQSYQMVLDDPEHTFIIDARTPAEYIFIGHPSGSYNIPLKFLTNKIEEKNGHLSPQMTMNADFGKELLAKFNPSTDTLIFMCRSGKRSCMACDEAIKAGFAKEKLFSMLGGFEGDKVKNKYSAFYGQRKIGGWVNEGLPWDYKLDVNLAYIPSE